The window GCCGGGGTCATGGTTCTTCGTTGGCGGGCATGGCTATAATCGAGCCACTCACCATACGAAGGGATTTCGCCGTGCGCGGGCTCAGGATCGCCATAGGACTGATTGTCGGCTTGCTGCTGGCGGCGCTGGCTGCGCTCAGCCAGGCCGCGGAAAGCGCGCAGTGGTCCGCGCTGATCGAGCGGCAGGCCAGCCTGCAGTTCGACGATATCCGTACGCCGCGCTACCGCAGCCAGTTCAATCATGTCGACAGCGAACAGCTCCTGGTTCCCGGGGGCTCCGGCGCCGTGTGGCTGCACTATCGCCTGCCCGCGCAGGAGCACGAGCAGGTACTGCGGGTGTTCGCGCCCTATCTGAATCGCCTCGATCTGTATGTCCTGCGCGGCGACCTCCTCCTCGCGCAGACCAGCACCGGCAGCCAGCTGCCGCCCTCCAGCCGGCCGCTGCCCAGTCGCGACTTCCTCCTGCCGGTGCCGCTGGCCCAGGAGCCGCTGGACCTCTACCTGCGCCTCAGCGCGGAACACGCCCTGCGCCCGAGCATCGAGATCCAGTCCGCGCTGCTGATGGCCAGCGATGACAGTCGCGCGCTGCTGTTCGGCATCCTGTTCGGCGCCTTCGGCGTCGTGGTGCTCTATAATCTGGTGCGTTTCGCCTATGCACGCACGTCCGCGAGCCTGTGGCTGGCCGGCTGCCAGGCCTGCCTGCTGGTCACCGGCCTCAGCCTGCTGGGCATCAGCTCGCCCTGGTTGAGCGCCTGGCCAGCCGCCCAGGCGCAGCTCGGCAACCTGTCGATGCTGCTGGCGATGCTCTGCGCCCTGGCCTTCACCGCCAGTTTCTTCGCCAAGGTCTGTCCGACCACCGCGGTGCGCCACCTGCTGTTCGGCGAAGGCGTGCTGATCGGCCTGACCTGCGGGTTGCTGCTGGTCGCCAACGAGCTGCACTTCAATCAGGCGGTGTACCTGATCAGCCTGGTCACCATCCTCAGCATCTTCGCCGTCGCGCTGTTCCACTGGCAGCACGGCTATCGCCCGGCACGCCTGTTCAGCCTGGCCATGCTGCTGTTCAGCCTGGCCTTCGTCGGCGCGCTGCCGGCGCTGTTCGGTTACTGGGTGGTGCCTTCCGACTGGCTGGCCTTCGCCATCCTGTCCATCGCCTGCCTGAGCGGCTTCATCCTCAGCATGGCGCTCAGCGAACGCCAGCAGCGCATTCTCTTCGAGCGCTTCAGCAGCAGCCAGGCGCTCGCCGCCAGCTCCGCCGAGCTGAAGGCCAAGGCCGAGTTCCTGGCCAAGATCAGCCACGAGATCCGCACGCCGATGAACGGCGTGCTGGGCATGACCGAACTGCTGCTCGGCACCCCGCTGTCGGCCAAGCAGCGCGACTACGCGCAGACCATCCACAGCTCCGGCAACGAGCTGCTGACCCTGATCAACGAGATTCTCGACATCTCCAAGCTGGAGTCGGGGCAGATCGAGTTGGACGACGTGCAGTTCGACCTCAATGCGCTGATCGACGACTGCCTGGACATCTTCCGCGCCAAGGCCGAGCAGCAGAAGGTCGAGCTGATCAGCTTCATGCAGCCGCAGGTACCGCGGGTGATCAGCGGCGATCCCACGCGCCTGCGTCAGGCGCTGCTGAGCCTGTTGGACAACGCCTTCAAGCAGACCGACGAGGGCGAGATCCTCCTGGTGGTGGCGCTCGACCAGAACGCCCCGCGCCCGCGCCTGCGCATCGCCGTGCAGGACAGCGGTAGGCCGCTGGAGGCGGACGAGCGCGACGCCCTGCTCACCGCCGAGCTGCACAGCCGCGACTTCCTCGCCGCCACCAAGCTCGGCGGCCGCCTCGGTCTGATCATCGCCCGCCAGCTGGTGCGTCTGATGGACGGCGAGTTCGGCATCCAGAGCAGCAGCCAGGGCAGCACCCTGTGGCTGACCCTGCCGCTGGACGCCGAGCGCCTCGAACACCCCACCGCCGACCTCGACGGTCCGCTGCAGGGCGCCCGCCTGCTGGTGGTCGACGACAACGACACCTGCCGCAAGGTCCTGGTGCAGCAGTGCAGCGCCTGGGGCCTGCAGGTCAGCGCCGTGCCGTCCGGCAAGGAGGCGCTGGCGCTGCTGCGCACCAAGGCGCACATCCGCGAGTATTTCGACGCGGTGCTGCTCGATCAGGACATGCCGGGCATGACCGGCATGCAGCTGGCGGCGCGGATCAAGGAAGACCCGAGCCTCAACCATGACATCCTCATCGTCATGCTCACCGGCATCAGCCACGCGCCGAGCAAGGTCATCGCGCGCAACGCCGGGATCAAGCGCATCCTCGCCAAACCGGTGGCCGGCTACACCCTGAAGACCACCCTCGCCGACGAACTGGCGCAGCGCCACAGCGGCAGCGCCAGCCAGCCGCAGGCCCTGGCGGCCGGCGCCGCGCTGGCGGTGCCGGAGGACTTCCGCATCCTGGTCGCCGAGGACAACAGCATCTCCACCAAGGTGATCCGCGGCATGCTCGGCAAGCTCAACCTGCAGCCGGACACTGCCAGCAACGGCGCCGAAGCCCTGCAGGCGATGCAAACCACGCAATACGATCTGGTGCTGATGGACTGTGAGATGCCGGTGCTCGACGGCTTCTCCGCCACCGAACGGCTGCGCAGCTGGGAAGCCGCGCAGCAGCGCCGGCGCACCCCGGTGGTGGCGCTCACCGCGCATATCCTCAGCGAGCACAAGGAGCGCGCGCGCCAGGTCGGCATGGACGGGCACATGGCCAAGCCGGTGGAAATGTCGCAACTGCGCGAGCTGATCGAGTTCTGGGTCGGCGAACGCCAAGCGCGCCGCCAGCGCGAACAGAGCAACGCGCTGTCGTCCTGAGCGGGCCGCGTCCTGCAGGCGCGAATTCATTCGCGAGAGGAGGCACCATGGCGTGGCCCTGTTCGCGGATAAATCCGCTCCTACACTAACAGCCAACCCACCCGCACGAGCCCAGTCCATGCATTCCGAGCTGTTCAGCCTGTATTTGAAGATGCTGGTGCTCTACAGCCCGTTCTTCGTCCTGTCCTGCTTCATCTCCCTGACCCGCGGCTACACCGTCAAGGAACGCAAGAAGCTGGCCTGGAAGGTCGCCCTCGGCGTGGTGATCGCCAGCGTGTTGCTCTACCTGTTCGGCCGCAGCATCTTCACCGTGTTCGGCATCACCATCGACGCCTTCCGCATCGGCGCCGGCAGCGTGCTGTTCATCTCCGCCCTGGGCATGGCCCAGGGCAAGTCGGTGGTGCAGAGCGACAACGTGCAGCAGGATGTCACCATAGTGCCGTTGACCATCCCGCTGACGGTCGGTCCCGGCACCATCGGCGCCATGCTGGTGATGGGCGCCGGCCAGGTGGACTGGGCGGAAAAACTGACCGCGGTACTGGCCATCGCCTTGGCCAGCCTGACCGTGGGCGTGGTGCTGTACCTCTCCGACCGCTTCGAGCGCCTGCTCGGCGAGCAGGGCCTGCAAATCGTCAGCCGCCTGATGGGCCTGTTCGTTTGCGCCCTGGCGGCGCAGATCATCTTCACCGGGGTGAAGAACTACATGATCGGCTAGCGCCGGGCCCACTCGCCCTGGAAAGGTGCAGGACTGCTCCTATCGGATGCCGCTTCGCGGCCGCACGCACCACAGACGTGCAGCGAAAAGCCGCTGAAAAACCGTAAAGAATCGCGAGAGCCCCTGAAAAACAGACGTTTGTACTGCTTGGCACGGATGCTGCGATAGGACTGCCGACCTTCAGGTCCCACCCTACCGTTGTGCATGGACAGCCCAGGAGCCAGCCCCATGAAACGTCGTCCCTTTCTGAAGTCCACTCTCGCCGCCAGCGCCTTGCTGCTCAGCGGCCTGTTTCCGTTCAGTCTGCAGGCCGCCGAAACGATCAAGGTCGGCATCCTGCATTCGCTGTCCGGCACCATGGCGATTTCCGAGACCTCGCTGAAAGACATGGCGCTGATGACCATCGACGAGATCAACGCCAAGGGCGGGGTCAACGGCCAGATGCTCGAGCCGGTGGTGGTCGACCCGGCGTCCAACTGGCCGCTGTTCGCCGAGAAGGCGCGCCAGTTGCTGACCCAGGACAAGGTCGACGTGGTGTTCGGCTGCTGGACCAGCGTGTCGCGCAAATCCGTGCTACCGGTGTTCGAGGAACTCAACGGCCTGCTGTTCTACCCGGTGCAGTACGAAGGCGAGGAAATGTCGCCGAACGTCTTCTACACCGGCGCGGCGCCGAACCAGCAGGCCATCCCGGCCGTCGAGTATCTGATGAGCGAGGACGGCGGTGGCGCCAAGCGCTACTTCCTGCTCGGCACCGACTACGTCTATCCGCGCACCACCAACAAGATCCTGCGCAACTTCCTGCACAGCAAGGGCGTCGCCGACAAGGACATCGAAGAGGTCTACACCCCGTTCGGCCACAGCGACTATCAAACCATCGTCGCCAACATCAAGAAGTTCTCCGCCGGCGGCAAGACTGCGGTGATCTCCACCGTCAATGGCGACTCCAACGTGCCGTTCTACAAGGAACTGGCCAACCAGGGCATCGACGCCACCGACATCCCGGTGGTGGCCTTCTCGGTCGGCGAAGAAGAACTGCGCGGCATCGACACCAAGCCGCTGGTCGGCCAGCTCGCCGCCTGGAACTACTTCGAGTCGGTGGATAACCCGGTCAATACCAAGTTCGTCGAGCAGTGGAAGGCCTACGCCAAGGCCAAGAACCTGCCCAACTACCAGACCGCCGTGACCAACGACCCGATGGAAGCCACCTACGTCGGCATCCACATGTGGGCGCAGGCGGTCGAGAAGGCCAAGTCCACCGACGCCGCCAAGGTCCGCGAAGCGCTCGCCGGGCAGACTTTCGCCGCGCCATCCGGTTACACCCTGACCATGGACAAGACCAACCACCACCTGCACAAGCCGGTGATGATCGGCGAAGTGCAGGCCGACGGGCAGTTCTCCGTCGTCTGGCAGACCGAAGGGCCGATCCGCGCCCAGCCGTGGAGCCCGTTCATTCCGGGTAACGACAAGAAGCCGGATTACGCGGTGAAGTCGAACTAAGCGGGAAACGTCTGCCCTCTCCCTAGAACCGTAGCCCGGATGCAATCCGGGATAAACCAATCCCCGGATTGCATCCGGGCTACGGCGCTGACTCGGCAATGCCTGAGACTCTTCAGCAACGCCGAACCGCTTACCTCCCCTCGCCCGTTCACGGGAGAGGGGCAGGGGC is drawn from Pseudomonas cavernae and contains these coding sequences:
- a CDS encoding hybrid sensor histidine kinase/response regulator, with the protein product MRGLRIAIGLIVGLLLAALAALSQAAESAQWSALIERQASLQFDDIRTPRYRSQFNHVDSEQLLVPGGSGAVWLHYRLPAQEHEQVLRVFAPYLNRLDLYVLRGDLLLAQTSTGSQLPPSSRPLPSRDFLLPVPLAQEPLDLYLRLSAEHALRPSIEIQSALLMASDDSRALLFGILFGAFGVVVLYNLVRFAYARTSASLWLAGCQACLLVTGLSLLGISSPWLSAWPAAQAQLGNLSMLLAMLCALAFTASFFAKVCPTTAVRHLLFGEGVLIGLTCGLLLVANELHFNQAVYLISLVTILSIFAVALFHWQHGYRPARLFSLAMLLFSLAFVGALPALFGYWVVPSDWLAFAILSIACLSGFILSMALSERQQRILFERFSSSQALAASSAELKAKAEFLAKISHEIRTPMNGVLGMTELLLGTPLSAKQRDYAQTIHSSGNELLTLINEILDISKLESGQIELDDVQFDLNALIDDCLDIFRAKAEQQKVELISFMQPQVPRVISGDPTRLRQALLSLLDNAFKQTDEGEILLVVALDQNAPRPRLRIAVQDSGRPLEADERDALLTAELHSRDFLAATKLGGRLGLIIARQLVRLMDGEFGIQSSSQGSTLWLTLPLDAERLEHPTADLDGPLQGARLLVVDDNDTCRKVLVQQCSAWGLQVSAVPSGKEALALLRTKAHIREYFDAVLLDQDMPGMTGMQLAARIKEDPSLNHDILIVMLTGISHAPSKVIARNAGIKRILAKPVAGYTLKTTLADELAQRHSGSASQPQALAAGAALAVPEDFRILVAEDNSISTKVIRGMLGKLNLQPDTASNGAEALQAMQTTQYDLVLMDCEMPVLDGFSATERLRSWEAAQQRRRTPVVALTAHILSEHKERARQVGMDGHMAKPVEMSQLRELIEFWVGERQARRQREQSNALSS
- a CDS encoding MarC family protein translates to MHSELFSLYLKMLVLYSPFFVLSCFISLTRGYTVKERKKLAWKVALGVVIASVLLYLFGRSIFTVFGITIDAFRIGAGSVLFISALGMAQGKSVVQSDNVQQDVTIVPLTIPLTVGPGTIGAMLVMGAGQVDWAEKLTAVLAIALASLTVGVVLYLSDRFERLLGEQGLQIVSRLMGLFVCALAAQIIFTGVKNYMIG
- the urtA gene encoding urea ABC transporter substrate-binding protein, giving the protein MKRRPFLKSTLAASALLLSGLFPFSLQAAETIKVGILHSLSGTMAISETSLKDMALMTIDEINAKGGVNGQMLEPVVVDPASNWPLFAEKARQLLTQDKVDVVFGCWTSVSRKSVLPVFEELNGLLFYPVQYEGEEMSPNVFYTGAAPNQQAIPAVEYLMSEDGGGAKRYFLLGTDYVYPRTTNKILRNFLHSKGVADKDIEEVYTPFGHSDYQTIVANIKKFSAGGKTAVISTVNGDSNVPFYKELANQGIDATDIPVVAFSVGEEELRGIDTKPLVGQLAAWNYFESVDNPVNTKFVEQWKAYAKAKNLPNYQTAVTNDPMEATYVGIHMWAQAVEKAKSTDAAKVREALAGQTFAAPSGYTLTMDKTNHHLHKPVMIGEVQADGQFSVVWQTEGPIRAQPWSPFIPGNDKKPDYAVKSN